The Mycolicibacterium insubricum DNA segment CGATCTGATCGTCAACGGGCTCTACGTACCGATCGAATCGGTGCTTTTTCCCAAGTACTTCACCGACCGCGACGAGCCTCGGCAGCTCGGCTGGGTGCTGATGGCGCTGGCCGCCGGAGGTCTCGTCGGGGCGCTCGGATACGCCGTGACCTCGCGTTACCTGGCTCGTCGCAGCACGCTGATCGTCGCCACCCTCACCCTCGGAGCGACGACGGCGGTGATCGCCTTCCTGCCGCCGCTGCCGCTGATCCTGGCGCTGTCACTGCTGGTCGGTCTGGTTTACGGGCCGATCGGGCCGATCTACAACTATGTGATGCAGACCCGGGCTCCGGCGCAGCTGCGCGGGCGGGTGGTGGGCGTGATGGGATCGCTGGCCTATGCCGCGGGACCGGTCGGCCTGATCGTCGCGGGCCCGCTGGCCGACGCCGCGGGGCTGACGGTGACCTTCCTGGCGCTGGCCGTGCCGATGCTGGTGGTCGGGTTGGTGTCGGTGGTATTGCCGCAGCTGCGGGAGCTGGACTCGCCTGCTCCAGACGGTCCGTAGGATTGCGTTCCGTGTCCAATCCGCAGATCACAGCCCTGATCGCCGAATTGCCCGACGGCGTCGTCGTCACCGACCCCGACATCGTGGCGTCCTACCGACAGGACCGCGCCGCCGACCCGGATGCCGGCACCCCGATGGCAGTGGTGCGCCCGTCCAACACCGAGCAGGTGCAGACCGTGTTGCGCTGGGCCACCGCCCACCGCATCCCGGTGGTGCCGCGTGGTGCGGGCACCGGCCTGTCCGGCGGCGCGACGGCCGTCGACGGCGGGATCGTGCTGTCGACGGAGAAGATGCGCGATATCACCGTCGACCCGGTGACCCGCACCGCGGTCGTGCAGCCGGGGCTGCTCAACGCGGAGGTCAAGGCGGCCGTCGCCGCGCACGGCCTGTGGTATCCGCCGGACCCGTCGTCGTTCGAGATCTGTTCCATCGGCGGCAATATCGCGACCAACGCCGGCGGGCTGTGCTGCGTCAAATACGGGGTGACCACCGACTACGTGCTCGGCTTGCAGGTGGTGCTGGCCGACGGCACCGCGGTGCGCCTCGGCGGTCCGCGGCTCAAGGACGTCGCGGGCCTGTCGCTGACCAAATTGTTCGTCGGCTCCGAGGGCACCCTGGGCGTCATCACCGAGGTGACGCTGCGGCTGCTGCCCGCTCAGCCGGCGTCCAGCACGGTGGTGGCTACCTTCAGCTCGGTGCGTGCGGCCTGCGACTCGGTGGTCACCATCACCGGGCGGATCCGCCCGGCCATGCTGGAGTTCATGGACGCCGTCTCGATCAACGCGGTCGAGGACAAACTCCGCATGGGGCTGGACCGTTCCGCCGCGGCGATGATGGTGGCGGCTTCCGACGAGCGCGGCGGCGCCGGTGCGGCCGACGCCGAATACATGGCCGAGGTTTTCGCCGAATACGGTGCCACCGAGGTGTTTTCGACATCCGACCCGGCCGAGGGCGAGGCGTTCGTCGTCGCCCGCCGGTACGCCATCCCGGCTGTCGAGGCCAAGGGTGCGCTGCTACTGGAGGATGTCGGTGTGCCACTGCCGGCCCTGGCCGATCTGGTCGCTGGGATCGAGGCGCTGGCCGCGCACCGCGACTTGGTGATCTCGGTGATCGCCCACGCCGGCGACGGCAACACCCACCCGCTGATCGTGTTCGATCCCACCGATGCCGACATGACTCGGCGCGCGGAGCTGGTGTTCGGCGAGATCATGGATCTCGCGGTCGGCCTGGGCGGAACCATCACCGGTGAGCACGGTGTCGGCCGGCTGAAGAAGCCGTGGCTGGCCGGTCAGATCGGGCCCGAGGCGATGGAGCTGAACCGCCGGGTGAAGAGAGCCCTGGACCCCGACGGCATCCTCAACCCCGGCGCCTTGATCTGAGACCTGGTCGCGCGCGCAGGGACCGAACCACCAGCCCCAAAGTAAGGGTACCCTTACTGTAAATTCGGGAAAGGGTGGCGATGGCGCAACACAGCACCTCACGCGGGCTGACCGGGTCGCTCGTGCGCCTGTGCGGCGGCGACGACCACACACTCACGGTGACCGGTCGCACCCAGCTCACCCCGCACTACCTGCGACTGCATTTCGACTCCGGTTCGCTGCTGCGGTCGCGCCCGGTGCACCCGACGATGTGGGTCCGCGGCTGGTTCCCCGACGGTCCCAAGGTGCACCAGCGCGGTTACACGCTGGTCAACCCGGATCCGGCCGGTGGCACCGTCGACATCGACTTCGCCATGCACGACGGCATCGCCACCCGCTGGGCACGTCACGCCGCACCCGGGGACACGCTGGAGGTCACCGTGCTCGGCAGCAGCTTCGCCCTGCCGCGCCCGGCTCCGGCGGGCTACCTGTTGGTCGGGGACACCGCATCGCTGCCGGCCATCAACTCGCTGCTGGCGGCCGTCGGCGAGACGCCGGCGTGGGTGTTCCTGGAGGCCGCCCACGATGACGATCGGGAGCTTCCGGTGCAGATCCCCGCCGTTGCCACCGGGACCGAAGTCTTCTGGGTGGACCGGCGCGACGACGGGCAGGTCCTCGTCGACACGGTCCGCGACAGCGCCTTCGACGCATCGGATCACTTTGCCTGGGTGGCGTGCGACACCCGCACCACCCGTCGCGTCGCCAAGATCCTGCGAGAGGAATTCTCGGTGCCACGCAACCAGATCAAGGCCCAGGCCTACTGGGCAGCCTGACCCCGTCGGCACGAATCAAGCGGCGGGCGGCTACCGAGTCGCCGGGGCCGGCAGCAGAACCGGCACCAGGAATTCCTCGATCATCGCGCGTTCCTCATCGGCGTCGCGCCCGGGCATGATCAGCAACGACGTCAGCGCGCGCAGCAACCAGCGGGCGCGTCGGTCGACGACATCGGCCGGTCCGGGAGCGCCGAGCGTCGTGACGAACGCGGTGGCCATCGCGACGATCACCGCGGACCCCTCGGCGATCTCGGCGCCCAGCGGCGGGCCGGCCGCGGCGAACCAGGACCGCAACGCCGGGTCGGCGCGCACCAGGTCCAGCGCGTGCAGGAATCCGGTGGTCAGCCGACGCCGCGGATCGTCGATTCCGGCGAGCTCAATTCCGAGGCGGCGGTGGACTTCTCGCGCCTGCCGGTGCACGTAGGCCGCGTGCAGGGCCTCGCGGTTCTCGAAGTACCGGTATAGGGTCGCCCTCGAACACCCCGCCGCCCGGGCGATGTCGTTCATCCCGACCGTCGCCGGGCCTTGGCGGGCGAACAGTTCGCCGGCCGCGGCCAGGATGCGTTCGGCACCGAGTTCGCCGCGCGATCCCGACAGCCAGTCCCCGCGACGTGCGGCCCCCGTCATCAGAGCACCGTGAACGGGACCGACAGCGGACGTCGCACGTAGCCACCGCCGGCCCAGGTGATTCCGTCCTCATCGACGCTGAATTCCGGGCAACGAGACAGTAATTCGGTGAGTGCGACGCGCGATTGCATCCGTGCAGCCGCCGCCCCGAGACAGTGGTGCGCACCGTGGCTGAAGGTGAGGATGTTGCGCGGATTGCGGGTGACGTCGAGTTCACCGGCGTCGGGACCGTACTGGCGTTCGTCGCGGTTGCCCGAGCCGTAGAGCAGCAGCACCTTGCGCCCCGCCGGGATGGTGGTGTTCTCAACGGTGACATCGCAGGTGGTGGTGCGGGCCAGACCCTGTACCGGTGAGGTGAGGCGCAGGAACTCGTCGACGGAATCCGGTATCAGATCCGGGGTTTCGACCAGCAGTCGGCGTTGATCGGGTCGCTGGTGCAACAGTTGCACGGTGCCGCCGAGCATTCCGGTGGTGGTGTCGTTGCCGCCGGTGACCATGGTGAAGGTGAACGCAAGGATGGCCAGGTTCCCGGCCAGGTCGGCGTCGTCGGCACCGACGCCGCCGGCCACCAGATGCGAGACGGTGTCGTCGCCCGGGTCGGTGCGGCGACGGGCGATCAGCCCGGTGAAGTAGCCCATCATCTCGCCCAGGGCCGCGCCAAGGGTCTCCAGCGCCGATCCGATGCCGCCCTCGGAAGTGTTGGCGGCGACGATCGCCTCGGTCCAGCCGTCGAACTGGTCGCGGTCCTCCTCGGGTACCCCGAGGTAGTGCGCGACGACCATCGACGGCAGCGGCTTGAACAGTTCGGCGACGATGTCCCCGCCGCCGTTGGCGCGCAGGCGTTCCAATCGCTGCACCACGAATGCGCGGACCTTGGGTTCGACCGCCTCGACCTGGCGCGGCGTGAATCCACGGGATACCAGTCGCCGGAACGCGGTGTGCGCCGGCGGGTCCTGCATCACCATCGGCGGGTTGTCCTGCAAGCCGATGAGTTCGAGTTCGCGGTAGTTGACCGTCAGCCCGGACGCCGAGGAGAACCGCTGGTGGTCGCGTGCCGCGGTGAAGATGTCCTCGTGCCGGGACAGCACGTAGTAGTCGTCCTCGGGGCGGTCGGCGGGGACGACGCGGTGGACGGGGTCGTGGTCGCGCAGCGCCCGGTACATGGGCCAGGGATCGGCCCAGCTGTCGGCATGGCAGAGCTCAAACCGCGCCTCGTGAGACACACCAGTTATCATGTCTCAGTATTGGGGCGTTTGACGGGAAATGTCAATGACGGACGTCGACGGCGCTCGGCACCGGTGTCTCGTCGCGCACCCGGGTGAGCCGGTGCAGCAGCCAGGCCACCGGAATGGTCAGCGCCATCGTGGTGAAGAACAGCTGCGTCATCGAACCGGTGTAGACCGGCTTGTGCAGGATCTCGACCATCGCGATCTCCATCAGCACCAGGTGCACCAGGAAGATCTCGTAGGAGATCTCACCGAGCCAGACCATCGGCCGGCTGCCGAGAAACGCCGCGTACCAGCCCCGGTTGCCCAGTGCCAGCGGCGCGATCAGCAGCACCGAGATGATGGCGTAGAAGGCGATCTTGAACAGCGCCTCGTAGAGCTGTTTGGGCGACGTCGTGGGCTCGCCGGCGATCGGCGTGGAGACCACCAGGTAACACAGCAACGCCAGCGGCACCGCGACGAATCCGTACCCGCGGGCTCGCACCTGGGCCAGCACGGTCAGCACCATCCCGCCGAGGAACCACACCAGATACGTCGGCGGCCACAGCCGGGCAGCCTCGGGCAGCCAGTCGACGGTGTGGAACAGCACCAGCCAGGCCGGGGAGATCAGCGAGAGCGCGCCGATGCCGGCCAGCAGCAGCCCCGGACGCCATTGACGACGGCACAACAGCAC contains these protein-coding regions:
- a CDS encoding FAD-binding oxidoreductase — encoded protein: MSNPQITALIAELPDGVVVTDPDIVASYRQDRAADPDAGTPMAVVRPSNTEQVQTVLRWATAHRIPVVPRGAGTGLSGGATAVDGGIVLSTEKMRDITVDPVTRTAVVQPGLLNAEVKAAVAAHGLWYPPDPSSFEICSIGGNIATNAGGLCCVKYGVTTDYVLGLQVVLADGTAVRLGGPRLKDVAGLSLTKLFVGSEGTLGVITEVTLRLLPAQPASSTVVATFSSVRAACDSVVTITGRIRPAMLEFMDAVSINAVEDKLRMGLDRSAAAMMVAASDERGGAGAADAEYMAEVFAEYGATEVFSTSDPAEGEAFVVARRYAIPAVEAKGALLLEDVGVPLPALADLVAGIEALAAHRDLVISVIAHAGDGNTHPLIVFDPTDADMTRRAELVFGEIMDLAVGLGGTITGEHGVGRLKKPWLAGQIGPEAMELNRRVKRALDPDGILNPGALI
- a CDS encoding siderophore-interacting protein, whose protein sequence is MAQHSTSRGLTGSLVRLCGGDDHTLTVTGRTQLTPHYLRLHFDSGSLLRSRPVHPTMWVRGWFPDGPKVHQRGYTLVNPDPAGGTVDIDFAMHDGIATRWARHAAPGDTLEVTVLGSSFALPRPAPAGYLLVGDTASLPAINSLLAAVGETPAWVFLEAAHDDDRELPVQIPAVATGTEVFWVDRRDDGQVLVDTVRDSAFDASDHFAWVACDTRTTRRVAKILREEFSVPRNQIKAQAYWAA
- a CDS encoding TetR/AcrR family transcriptional regulator is translated as MTGAARRGDWLSGSRGELGAERILAAAGELFARQGPATVGMNDIARAAGCSRATLYRYFENREALHAAYVHRQAREVHRRLGIELAGIDDPRRRLTTGFLHALDLVRADPALRSWFAAAGPPLGAEIAEGSAVIVAMATAFVTTLGAPGPADVVDRRARWLLRALTSLLIMPGRDADEERAMIEEFLVPVLLPAPATR
- a CDS encoding cytochrome P450, coding for MITGVSHEARFELCHADSWADPWPMYRALRDHDPVHRVVPADRPEDDYYVLSRHEDIFTAARDHQRFSSASGLTVNYRELELIGLQDNPPMVMQDPPAHTAFRRLVSRGFTPRQVEAVEPKVRAFVVQRLERLRANGGGDIVAELFKPLPSMVVAHYLGVPEEDRDQFDGWTEAIVAANTSEGGIGSALETLGAALGEMMGYFTGLIARRRTDPGDDTVSHLVAGGVGADDADLAGNLAILAFTFTMVTGGNDTTTGMLGGTVQLLHQRPDQRRLLVETPDLIPDSVDEFLRLTSPVQGLARTTTCDVTVENTTIPAGRKVLLLYGSGNRDERQYGPDAGELDVTRNPRNILTFSHGAHHCLGAAAARMQSRVALTELLSRCPEFSVDEDGITWAGGGYVRRPLSVPFTVL
- a CDS encoding acyltransferase family protein, yielding MFAPVSQRVDSLTGIRAVAALLVVATHAAYTTGNYTTDYRGLFLSRMEIGVPIFFALSGYLLFRPWVKAAATGGPDPSLRRYAWHRVRRIMPPYAVTVIAAYIVYHFRDVQPNPGHTWMGLLRNLTLTQIYTENYSDFLHQGMTQMWSLAVEVGFYILLPTIAYVLMVLLCRRQWRPGLLLAGIGALSLISPAWLVLFHTVDWLPEAARLWPPTYLVWFLGGMVLTVLAQVRARGYGFVAVPLALLCYLVVSTPIAGEPTTSPKQLYEALFKIAFYAIISVLLIAPLALGNRGWYAAFLGSRPMVWLGEISYEIFLVHLVLMEIAMVEILHKPVYTGSMTQLFFTTMALTIPVAWLLHRLTRVRDETPVPSAVDVRH